One genomic segment of Vibrio agarivorans includes these proteins:
- a CDS encoding phage integrase N-terminal SAM-like domain-containing protein, whose product MTPLRQQFIDEMTLRRFSPRTHECYLRWVTELSETYHSAPDKLSDEQIRQYLRSLTHERHLCGSTCL is encoded by the coding sequence ATGACCCCTTTAAGACAGCAGTTTATTGATGAAATGACGCTTCGGCGTTTCTCTCCACGCACTCATGAATGTTACCTACGCTGGGTCACAGAGTTGTCGGAGACCTACCATAGTGCCCCGGACAAATTGAGTGATGAACAAATCCGTCAATATTTACGTTCGTTAACCCATGAAAGACACCTGTGTGGCAGTACGTGTTTGTAG